The Tumebacillus amylolyticus genome window below encodes:
- a CDS encoding methyl-accepting chemotaxis protein, protein MNIKKKRRYSLRVRMVIWNGIVVVLLLLIGWRCYQHFTSLEHLEGTVVEQLQPKSKAAEGLVVDLAAMQNSVRGYLLSGREDALAGYEAAVGKLHQDMEVVRSGELGHEGIQQLVESNLLPKVTALQSKLDAEVQQARGGHLDAARADSLTVDADVESLRTESNKLLAEFAKINAATWADGQQAIADAKGWIFYGGASAVLSAVLAIFVFIRTVLGPLREINLQLVEIAEGDADLTRKLNVNHNDEIGDLAGSYNKMTEKLRGLISQIRVSADQVSVSSEALTTTASVTTAATEQISSTIQEIADGAEHQVESVGACAQEMELMSISSKQIARNAGRVSEMAQHTSEIARAGNESIRSAIDQMTSIHTTIEGLSGVVQKLGERSEQIGNILGAITAISAQTNLLALNAAIEAARAGEQGRGFAVVADEVRKLAEQSSRSAQEISGLIQAIQEETTLAISSMELGTEEVTVGIGVVNEAGEKFQQILEAVTQVAERIQTVSTASDQMSDGTTHVVQQFGRISQVSTSAAAGTHNVSAVAQEQLASMKEIAGSASSLSSLAEELTMLVDKFKF, encoded by the coding sequence ATGAACATCAAGAAAAAACGGCGTTACTCCTTGCGCGTGCGCATGGTGATTTGGAACGGCATTGTCGTGGTGTTGCTGCTCTTGATCGGGTGGAGGTGTTACCAGCACTTCACGAGTCTGGAACATCTGGAAGGAACGGTCGTGGAGCAGTTGCAGCCAAAGTCCAAGGCGGCCGAGGGGTTGGTCGTCGATCTCGCCGCGATGCAGAACTCGGTGCGCGGGTATCTGCTGTCCGGTCGAGAGGATGCGTTGGCAGGTTATGAAGCGGCCGTCGGCAAGTTGCACCAAGACATGGAGGTCGTGCGCTCCGGGGAGTTGGGTCATGAGGGGATCCAACAACTGGTGGAGTCGAACCTCCTCCCGAAAGTCACAGCTCTGCAAAGCAAGTTGGACGCTGAGGTTCAACAAGCCCGCGGCGGGCATCTCGACGCGGCGCGTGCTGACAGTTTGACGGTCGATGCGGACGTGGAGAGCCTTCGCACGGAGAGCAACAAGTTGCTCGCGGAGTTCGCCAAGATCAACGCTGCGACGTGGGCGGACGGGCAACAAGCGATTGCCGATGCGAAGGGGTGGATTTTCTACGGAGGGGCAAGTGCGGTACTTTCGGCGGTGCTGGCGATCTTCGTGTTCATTCGCACGGTGCTGGGCCCGTTGCGCGAGATCAACTTGCAGTTGGTGGAGATCGCCGAGGGCGATGCCGACTTGACGCGCAAGTTGAACGTCAACCACAACGACGAAATCGGCGATCTCGCCGGCTCTTATAACAAAATGACGGAAAAACTTCGCGGCCTCATCTCCCAGATTCGGGTCAGCGCCGATCAAGTGTCGGTCTCGTCGGAGGCGTTGACGACGACCGCATCGGTGACGACGGCGGCGACCGAGCAAATTTCGTCGACGATCCAAGAGATTGCCGATGGCGCGGAACACCAAGTCGAGAGCGTGGGGGCGTGTGCCCAAGAGATGGAGCTCATGTCGATCTCTTCGAAGCAGATTGCCCGCAACGCAGGCCGTGTCTCGGAGATGGCGCAACACACGTCGGAGATTGCGCGGGCGGGCAATGAGTCGATCCGTTCGGCGATTGACCAGATGACATCGATCCACACGACGATTGAAGGGCTGTCCGGTGTCGTGCAGAAACTGGGCGAGCGCTCCGAACAGATTGGCAACATCCTCGGGGCGATCACGGCGATTTCAGCGCAGACGAATCTGTTGGCGTTGAATGCTGCGATTGAAGCGGCACGCGCCGGCGAGCAAGGACGCGGATTCGCGGTCGTAGCAGATGAAGTGCGCAAATTGGCGGAGCAATCAAGTCGGTCGGCGCAGGAGATCTCCGGTTTGATTCAGGCCATTCAAGAGGAGACGACGCTGGCGATCTCTTCGATGGAGTTGGGAACGGAGGAAGTCACCGTCGGGATCGGCGTGGTGAACGAAGCGGGGGAGAAATTTCAGCAGATCTTGGAAGCGGTCACGCAAGTTGCCGAACGCATCCAAACGGTCTCCACCGCCTCCGACCAAATGTCGGACGGCACCACGCATGTCGTTCAGCAATTCGGACGCATCTCCCAAGTCTCGACCAGCGCCGCCGCAGGGACGCACAACGTCTCCGCCGTCGCCCAAGAACAACTCGCTTCTATGAAAGAAATCGCAGGTTCCGCCTCCTCGCTCTCCTCGCTCGCCGAGGAGTTGACGATGTTGGTCGACAAGTTCAAGTTCTGA
- a CDS encoding methyl-accepting chemotaxis protein, translated as MKKRIRVPLRLRTGLTNSIVVFFLIFICVTCYQIFGELEQQSNTIVTDAIPTGTAAHNLLTDLVNMETGVRGYVITGKDEYLDPYRAGQDQLQKDLETIRTHEGDHPIMKDLVESQALPHIQKLQTYFAGQIQLVKAGKVEDARTHINDGKAAMDSFRTLYTQINADIDKLTADSWNDSKGATKSARMWILTAGPLAIAFALILTFVLIRTILTPIRDVNAQLAEIASGDGDLTKHISIKNNDEIGDLAASFNGMVDNLRGLVAQISESAEQVASSAEELNASADLTKQATEQISGTILEIAEGADHQVRSVGDCAQEMDQMSSGAQQIASSANHVSQMANQTSEIATVGNRAIRSAIDQMNSIHSTIEDLSGVVQKLGQRSEQIGNIIEVITAISAQTNLLALNAAIEAARAGEQGRGFAVVADEVRKLAEQSSASAQEIGELIRAIQEETGLAMTSMEKGTQEVTVGINVVNTAGASFEQIFEAVNDVASQIREVSAASQQMSAGTSQVVQQFEMISQVAEGAASGTQNASAVAQEQLASMQEIASSASSLAHLADELQELVGKFKY; from the coding sequence ATGAAAAAGAGAATTCGGGTTCCGTTGCGTCTTCGCACAGGGTTAACGAACAGCATCGTTGTCTTTTTCCTCATCTTCATCTGTGTAACTTGTTACCAGATTTTCGGGGAGTTGGAACAACAATCGAACACGATTGTGACGGACGCCATTCCGACCGGAACGGCGGCACACAATCTGCTGACCGACCTCGTGAATATGGAGACCGGCGTTCGAGGCTACGTGATCACCGGCAAGGACGAATACCTCGATCCGTATAGAGCAGGTCAAGACCAGTTGCAGAAGGACTTGGAGACGATCCGCACGCATGAAGGTGACCATCCGATCATGAAGGACCTCGTCGAGAGCCAAGCACTCCCGCACATTCAGAAGCTGCAAACCTACTTTGCGGGTCAAATTCAACTCGTCAAAGCGGGCAAAGTAGAGGACGCACGCACGCATATCAACGACGGCAAAGCGGCGATGGACAGTTTCCGCACCCTGTACACGCAGATCAATGCAGACATCGACAAATTGACGGCAGATTCGTGGAACGACAGCAAAGGCGCGACAAAGTCGGCGAGGATGTGGATTTTGACCGCTGGCCCGCTGGCGATCGCATTTGCGCTGATCCTCACCTTCGTGCTCATTCGCACGATTCTCACCCCGATTCGAGACGTCAACGCGCAATTGGCAGAGATCGCATCGGGTGACGGGGACCTCACGAAGCACATCTCGATCAAAAACAACGACGAGATCGGGGACCTCGCCGCTTCGTTTAACGGCATGGTCGACAACTTGCGAGGACTGGTCGCGCAGATCAGCGAAAGTGCCGAGCAGGTGGCGTCCTCCGCAGAAGAGTTGAACGCTTCTGCAGATTTGACCAAGCAAGCGACCGAGCAAATCTCCGGCACGATTCTCGAAATTGCCGAAGGGGCGGACCACCAAGTGCGCAGCGTCGGGGATTGCGCGCAAGAGATGGACCAGATGTCGTCGGGGGCGCAACAGATCGCGTCGAGTGCGAACCATGTTTCGCAGATGGCGAACCAGACTTCGGAAATTGCCACCGTCGGCAATCGGGCGATTCGGTCGGCGATTGACCAGATGAACTCCATTCATTCGACGATTGAAGACCTCTCCGGCGTCGTTCAGAAACTCGGTCAGCGTTCGGAGCAGATCGGCAATATTATTGAAGTGATCACCGCGATCTCCGCACAGACCAACCTCCTCGCACTCAACGCCGCCATTGAAGCGGCACGGGCCGGGGAGCAAGGACGCGGTTTTGCGGTCGTCGCCGATGAAGTTCGCAAACTCGCCGAACAGTCCAGCGCGTCGGCGCAAGAGATCGGGGAACTGATCCGTGCGATTCAAGAGGAGACGGGACTTGCGATGACCTCGATGGAAAAAGGCACGCAGGAAGTCACGGTGGGGATCAACGTGGTGAACACGGCGGGGGCCTCGTTTGAGCAAATCTTCGAAGCGGTCAACGATGTGGCGTCCCAGATTCGCGAAGTTTCTGCGGCGTCGCAACAGATGTCGGCAGGGACCTCGCAAGTGGTGCAGCAATTCGAGATGATTTCGCAAGTGGCAGAGGGCGCTGCGTCCGGCACGCAGAATGCCTCCGCCGTCGCGCAAGAGCAGTTGGCGTCGATGCAAGAAATTGCGAGTTCGGCGTCCAGTCTGGCCCATCTCGCCGACGAATTGCAAGAGTTGGTCGGAAAGTTCAAATACTAG
- the thpR gene encoding RNA 2',3'-cyclic phosphodiesterase, producing the protein MAGRYFLGVEVPASVCGPELIELQKRLEPHLDLKRWYRPEQMHLTVQFMGNLDEVQVATLIDLVEPAVRAHQAFELELGNVGWFPRAKVVWCGIGRDMSALQRLQHSVVTALSAEFDVEAHNHGEYRPHITLGRLYSADLKFRPESVGAPPSGLSWVVDGVHLYESVSSGPTGPDYPIRHTFSLQK; encoded by the coding sequence ATGGCAGGACGTTACTTTCTCGGGGTGGAGGTTCCGGCGTCCGTATGCGGCCCGGAACTGATCGAGTTGCAAAAAAGGCTGGAACCGCATCTCGATCTCAAACGTTGGTACCGGCCGGAACAGATGCATCTCACCGTGCAGTTCATGGGCAACCTCGACGAGGTACAGGTGGCGACGCTGATTGACTTGGTCGAACCTGCCGTTCGGGCGCATCAAGCGTTCGAATTGGAACTTGGCAACGTCGGTTGGTTTCCGCGTGCCAAAGTGGTCTGGTGCGGCATCGGGCGTGACATGTCGGCGTTGCAACGTCTCCAACACAGCGTCGTGACGGCGCTCTCGGCGGAATTTGACGTAGAAGCGCACAACCACGGCGAGTACCGTCCGCACATTACGCTCGGGCGGTTGTACAGCGCCGACCTCAAGTTTCGTCCGGAGTCGGTGGGGGCGCCCCCATCGGGATTGAGCTGGGTCGTGGACGGCGTGCATCTGTATGAGTCGGTCTCCTCGGGACCTACGGGTCCTGACTATCCGATTCGACACACGTTTTCTCTGCAGAAGTAG
- a CDS encoding NTP transferase domain-containing protein, translating into MKLVILVAGVGSRLRPLTDSKPKCLVEVGGKSILQRFLEGAEETRAFSEVVLITGYLQDQIAAFVEEWQKTHGTPVRLVHNERYDETNNGYTLLCAQEFLTDGFVLTDGDLLLDNEILSRVAAHPASHLAVDMQMKLDEEAMKFVLDENGHVTELSKEITVERGLGESIGLCKMNAEDVPGIIRHLAQLVEQGELNEYYERAFQELIREGWKLGVVDVGDLRWVEVDDHNDLERAQKFFA; encoded by the coding sequence ATGAAACTGGTAATCTTAGTGGCGGGCGTCGGTTCTCGCCTGCGTCCGTTGACCGATTCAAAGCCGAAGTGCTTGGTTGAAGTCGGGGGCAAGTCGATTTTGCAACGCTTTTTAGAAGGAGCCGAGGAAACTCGCGCTTTTTCCGAAGTGGTTCTGATCACGGGCTATCTGCAGGATCAAATCGCCGCTTTCGTAGAGGAATGGCAAAAAACGCACGGCACGCCGGTGCGTCTCGTTCACAACGAGCGCTATGACGAGACCAACAACGGCTACACGTTGCTCTGCGCGCAGGAGTTCCTGACGGACGGTTTCGTGCTCACCGACGGCGACCTGTTGCTCGACAACGAGATTCTCTCCCGCGTCGCAGCTCATCCGGCGAGCCACTTGGCGGTGGACATGCAAATGAAACTGGACGAAGAAGCGATGAAATTCGTCCTCGATGAGAACGGCCATGTGACGGAACTGAGCAAGGAGATCACCGTCGAGCGCGGCTTGGGCGAATCGATCGGCCTCTGCAAGATGAACGCCGAGGACGTGCCGGGCATCATCCGCCACCTCGCGCAACTGGTTGAACAGGGCGAACTCAACGAATACTACGAGCGTGCGTTCCAAGAACTGATCCGTGAAGGGTGGAAGCTCGGCGTCGTCGATGTCGGCGACCTGCGTTGGGTTGAAGTAGACGATCACAACGACTTGGAACGGGCACAGAAGTTTTTCGCGTAA
- a CDS encoding aminotransferase class V-fold PLP-dependent enzyme: MKAVILAAGDGERLAPITQTLPKALLPIGSETILSRQIRQLAHVGVTEVTVVIGYEGQAIRDHLAASNPRVLVNIVENASYKTTSTAYSTWLASKFVQNDSFFLLDGDVVAEDAVFDALIGLTENTLLFEAKSISSPEEMKVTEENGEIFLSKTIPSDRSRGEFIGVAYVTADANAPFFAALELHKDGYYEEAFNDLAASHGFTLQAVEENTWIEIDFVTDYLQAVRLFTEKREEVPAPQVSEQVLLCPGPVMVSKKVKSALLHADIGHRETEFIEILTRCRAKLNKVYGATHDYTNVILTGSGTAANEALLSSYGPGKKLLILSNGEFGNRLIDLARCHDLNFTALEFGWTHPMNLEKIEETVANGSFDALMMVHHETSTGMLNPINEIGALLKPYNVDFLVDAVSSIGAEALNVEKANITFCTASANKALASLPGLAFVCGKRNAFQALKGQQAHTRYLDLYRHYEFEDLHYQTPNTPAVSLFYALETALDELLQDTLEKRMQHYGYLTSLIRNRLKKLGMSFPIEESQMSRVLTTVYYPDGIDVEAFHEWVKQHNYVIYRGKGPLLGRAFQIANIGHVREEHVLAFLDLMERGFQIKQEDAAVEVAATR; the protein is encoded by the coding sequence ATGAAAGCAGTCATCTTGGCCGCCGGCGACGGCGAACGTCTCGCCCCGATTACACAAACTCTCCCGAAGGCACTCTTGCCGATCGGTTCTGAAACGATTCTCTCCCGCCAGATTCGTCAATTGGCCCATGTCGGCGTCACGGAAGTTACCGTGGTCATCGGCTATGAAGGCCAAGCGATCCGCGACCATCTCGCGGCATCCAACCCGCGAGTTCTCGTGAACATCGTGGAAAACGCTTCGTACAAAACCACATCGACCGCCTACTCGACATGGCTTGCGTCCAAGTTTGTGCAGAACGACTCGTTCTTCCTGCTCGACGGCGACGTGGTGGCCGAGGACGCCGTGTTCGACGCCTTGATCGGTTTGACCGAGAATACGTTGCTGTTCGAAGCGAAGTCGATCTCCTCTCCCGAAGAGATGAAAGTCACCGAAGAGAACGGTGAGATCTTCCTCAGCAAAACGATTCCTTCCGACCGCTCCCGTGGCGAGTTCATCGGCGTTGCGTATGTGACGGCGGATGCGAATGCGCCGTTTTTTGCAGCGCTTGAGCTTCACAAGGACGGCTATTATGAGGAAGCTTTCAATGACCTCGCTGCTTCGCACGGTTTCACGTTGCAGGCGGTCGAGGAGAACACGTGGATTGAAATCGACTTCGTAACCGACTACCTGCAAGCCGTTCGCTTGTTTACGGAAAAGCGTGAAGAAGTTCCCGCTCCGCAAGTCTCCGAGCAAGTCCTGCTCTGCCCGGGCCCGGTCATGGTCTCGAAAAAAGTAAAATCGGCTCTCCTGCACGCCGACATCGGGCACCGCGAGACGGAGTTCATCGAGATCTTGACCCGCTGCCGTGCCAAACTGAACAAAGTCTACGGCGCGACCCACGACTACACCAACGTCATCCTCACCGGTTCCGGCACCGCCGCGAACGAAGCGTTGCTGTCCTCCTACGGGCCGGGCAAGAAACTGCTGATTCTCTCCAACGGGGAGTTCGGCAACCGCTTGATCGACCTCGCCCGTTGTCATGATCTGAACTTCACCGCTTTGGAATTCGGTTGGACCCACCCGATGAATCTCGAAAAAATCGAAGAGACCGTCGCAAACGGCTCCTTCGATGCGCTGATGATGGTGCACCACGAAACGTCCACGGGGATGCTCAACCCGATCAACGAAATCGGAGCTCTGCTCAAACCGTACAACGTCGATTTCCTCGTCGACGCCGTTTCGTCCATCGGAGCCGAAGCGCTGAACGTGGAAAAAGCAAACATCACCTTCTGCACCGCGTCTGCCAACAAAGCCCTCGCCTCGCTTCCGGGCCTCGCGTTCGTCTGTGGCAAGCGCAACGCGTTCCAAGCCCTCAAAGGCCAGCAAGCACACACCCGCTATCTCGATCTCTACCGCCATTACGAGTTCGAGGATTTGCACTACCAGACCCCGAACACCCCGGCGGTTTCGCTGTTCTACGCGTTGGAAACGGCGCTGGACGAACTGCTCCAAGATACGCTGGAAAAGCGCATGCAGCACTATGGCTACTTGACGAGCTTGATTCGCAACCGTTTGAAGAAACTCGGCATGTCGTTCCCGATCGAAGAATCCCAGATGTCCCGCGTCCTGACCACGGTCTACTACCCGGACGGCATCGATGTCGAAGCGTTCCACGAGTGGGTCAAGCAACACAACTACGTCATCTACCGCGGCAAAGGCCCGCTGCTCGGTCGTGCGTTCCAAATCGCCAACATCGGACATGTTCGCGAAGAGCATGTACTGGCGTTCCTCGACCTGATGGAGCGCGGATTCCAGATCAAGCAGGAGGACGCAGCCGTCGAAGTGGCCGCGACCCGTTAA
- a CDS encoding CDP-alcohol phosphatidyltransferase family protein: MSLQDRYRQIESVTKYSNYYLGKCYTWLSIPVTDVAARMGLHPNHMTLISLVLGLGACGFFYQGSTLALILGALILYVSYVLDWCDGQLARFTGKMSPFGGWLDQMCDRIKEFAFVTTLALGYSRTHGGDTTVYLWALGALFFLFLLEYYGQMNRAIPQSQAEQQAAASAGPALGRPTAGRRKFVIDFSIDEQYAFVVLAAAILGAYWTLVGIVAISALFAIYKPLKAWKHYFSMK; this comes from the coding sequence ATGAGTTTGCAGGACAGATACCGACAGATCGAGTCGGTCACGAAGTACAGCAACTACTACTTAGGAAAGTGTTACACCTGGCTGTCGATTCCGGTCACCGACGTCGCGGCCCGCATGGGCTTGCATCCCAATCACATGACGTTGATCTCGCTCGTTCTCGGCCTCGGGGCCTGCGGGTTCTTCTACCAAGGCTCCACCCTGGCGCTGATCCTCGGCGCGTTGATTCTCTACGTGTCCTATGTCCTCGACTGGTGCGACGGACAACTCGCCCGTTTCACCGGCAAGATGAGTCCGTTTGGCGGTTGGCTCGACCAGATGTGCGACCGAATCAAGGAGTTCGCTTTTGTCACGACGCTTGCTCTGGGCTACTCGCGCACGCACGGCGGCGATACGACCGTCTATCTGTGGGCGCTTGGAGCTTTGTTCTTCCTGTTCCTCTTGGAGTACTACGGTCAAATGAACCGTGCCATCCCGCAATCCCAGGCTGAACAACAAGCCGCAGCTTCTGCCGGTCCGGCACTCGGACGTCCGACCGCCGGTCGTCGCAAATTCGTCATCGACTTCTCCATTGACGAGCAATACGCGTTCGTCGTCCTCGCGGCTGCGATTCTCGGCGCGTACTGGACGCTGGTCGGCATCGTGGCGATCTCCGCTTTGTTTGCGATCTACAAACCGCTGAAAGCATGGAAACATTATTTTTCAATGAAATGA
- a CDS encoding GAF domain-containing protein → MFETTKISGDKVAFYQELNSQLDHLLEGEPDWIANLANAASLLYLQLETINWSGFYLYREEQLILGPFMGKPACVRIPLGKGVCGTSATNRETIVVPDVHAFPGHIACDAASRSEIVVPILDGDRLIGVLDIDAPVAERFDDEDRKGLETFVSILNKHVDWSKF, encoded by the coding sequence ATGTTTGAAACGACGAAAATTTCAGGTGACAAAGTCGCCTTTTATCAAGAACTGAATTCGCAATTGGATCATCTGCTCGAAGGCGAGCCGGATTGGATCGCGAATCTGGCGAACGCAGCGAGTCTTTTGTACTTGCAATTGGAGACTATCAACTGGTCGGGCTTCTACCTCTATCGCGAGGAGCAACTGATCCTCGGCCCGTTCATGGGCAAACCGGCTTGTGTGCGCATCCCGCTTGGCAAGGGCGTCTGCGGCACGAGTGCTACCAACCGTGAGACCATCGTGGTGCCGGATGTGCATGCATTCCCCGGACACATCGCCTGCGACGCGGCCTCTCGTTCGGAAATCGTCGTCCCGATTCTCGACGGCGACCGCCTGATCGGGGTCCTCGACATCGACGCTCCGGTTGCCGAACGCTTCGACGACGAAGACCGCAAAGGTCTGGAGACGTTCGTTTCGATTTTGAACAAGCATGTGGACTGGAGCAAGTTTTAA
- a CDS encoding tRNA threonylcarbamoyladenosine dehydratase, with translation MALHRYSRTELVIGPEGLEKLKGSTVVVLGMGGVGSYTVEALARCGVGRLVLVDKDDVDITNINRQIPALTHTVGLDKVDVMMERVKQIDPEIDVVPLKMFYLEESKDSIFAYEPDYVVDAIDTISAKILAIVECHKRGIPIVSSMGAANKIDPTQFRVMDISKTKIDPIAKIIRRKLKDYGIYKGVKVVCSLENPRKPREDVTDQIVPQAVKEGEAPRKAKNPPASIAFVPPVAGLTLSYVVVTDLVGIK, from the coding sequence ATGGCTTTGCATCGGTATTCTCGTACGGAATTGGTCATCGGGCCGGAGGGTCTGGAGAAGTTGAAAGGCAGTACCGTCGTCGTGCTCGGCATGGGCGGCGTCGGGTCGTACACCGTCGAAGCACTCGCCCGTTGCGGCGTGGGTCGTCTGGTGCTTGTGGACAAGGACGACGTGGACATCACCAACATCAACCGCCAGATTCCCGCGCTGACGCACACCGTCGGCTTGGACAAAGTGGACGTCATGATGGAGCGCGTCAAACAGATCGACCCGGAGATCGACGTGGTTCCGCTCAAAATGTTCTATCTGGAAGAGTCGAAGGACTCGATTTTTGCATACGAACCGGATTACGTGGTCGATGCGATCGACACGATCTCGGCGAAGATCCTCGCTATCGTCGAATGCCACAAACGCGGCATCCCGATCGTCTCTTCGATGGGCGCCGCGAACAAGATCGACCCGACGCAATTCCGCGTCATGGACATCTCCAAGACCAAGATCGACCCCATCGCCAAGATCATCCGCCGCAAGTTGAAAGACTACGGCATCTACAAGGGCGTCAAAGTCGTCTGCTCTCTGGAAAACCCGCGCAAACCGCGCGAGGACGTCACCGACCAGATCGTCCCGCAAGCGGTCAAAGAGGGCGAAGCTCCGCGCAAAGCGAAGAACCCGCCCGCTTCGATCGCCTTCGTGCCGCCGGTCGCCGGCCTCACGCTCTCCTACGTCGTCGTCACAGACCTCGTCGGCATCAAGTAA
- a CDS encoding sensor domain-containing diguanylate cyclase: MFGRFLNRQQTKLGSQLKANMIAIGIVFALFMVGCFSYEDLQFDDSYSAVRQLNLLDQNVESLKEAMIDQETGQRGFALTGESSFLEPYVVGTRTFDQKSEVLNQSLRDYPDLREPIQRMIEAGTLWHNLYGEPVVQARRMGEDLSREDFQAGKEAFDSFREASRDAMMRIETVKTLINSQLERQVDTIWIVIAVISVLIALVALFCVNHKFRKIVRPIVELERGVREYANRNFDVPVPIADGVNELSALIQGVDLMRQELKERFQQTQRLADIDGLTGVPNRRSYDARLEDLVQQAKQGGGTFALVLLDIDNFKAFNDNYGHLEGDVVLRHVAQVLTDNLLPLDMLARYGGEEFAILIPHLERANCLEQTEYLRSVIERESLGSYRITASFGVAEYRAGDSALTLFEKADLALYRAKANGRNRVEMA; this comes from the coding sequence ATGTTCGGCCGATTCTTGAATCGACAACAGACGAAACTGGGCAGCCAGCTGAAGGCCAACATGATCGCGATTGGCATCGTGTTTGCTCTCTTCATGGTCGGATGCTTTTCCTATGAGGATTTGCAATTTGATGATTCCTACAGCGCAGTTCGTCAACTGAACCTCTTGGACCAGAATGTGGAGTCGCTCAAAGAAGCGATGATCGACCAAGAGACAGGGCAACGCGGATTTGCGTTGACGGGCGAGTCTTCTTTTTTAGAACCGTATGTCGTGGGGACACGGACTTTTGACCAGAAGTCGGAGGTGTTGAATCAGTCCCTGCGCGACTATCCGGACTTGCGCGAACCGATTCAGCGGATGATTGAAGCGGGCACCCTGTGGCACAATCTCTACGGCGAACCGGTTGTGCAAGCCAGACGCATGGGAGAAGACCTGTCGAGAGAGGATTTTCAAGCGGGCAAGGAAGCGTTCGACTCGTTTCGGGAAGCATCGCGTGACGCGATGATGCGTATCGAAACGGTGAAAACGCTCATCAACTCCCAGTTGGAGCGACAGGTCGATACGATTTGGATTGTGATCGCCGTCATCTCGGTGCTGATCGCACTGGTTGCTTTGTTCTGCGTCAACCATAAGTTCCGCAAAATCGTCCGACCGATTGTAGAATTGGAACGCGGCGTTCGCGAGTACGCCAACCGCAATTTTGATGTGCCGGTGCCAATCGCGGACGGAGTCAACGAACTGAGCGCACTGATCCAAGGCGTCGACCTCATGCGCCAAGAACTCAAGGAGCGCTTCCAGCAAACGCAACGTCTCGCCGACATCGACGGGTTGACCGGGGTGCCGAACCGCCGCTCGTATGATGCGAGGCTGGAGGACCTCGTGCAGCAAGCGAAGCAGGGGGGAGGAACGTTCGCCCTTGTTTTATTGGATATCGATAATTTTAAGGCGTTCAATGATAATTATGGCCATCTCGAAGGCGACGTCGTCCTGCGCCATGTCGCGCAGGTGCTCACAGACAACCTGTTGCCCTTGGACATGCTGGCCCGCTACGGCGGTGAGGAGTTTGCCATCTTGATCCCTCATTTGGAGAGGGCAAATTGCCTGGAACAGACGGAATACCTGCGCTCCGTGATCGAAAGAGAGTCGCTCGGATCGTACCGCATCACGGCGTCGTTTGGCGTGGCCGAGTACCGGGCGGGAGACTCCGCTCTCACCCTGTTTGAAAAAGCGGACCTCGCGCTCTATCGTGCCAAAGCAAACGGTCGCAACCGGGTTGAAATGGCATAA